One genomic segment of Aythya fuligula isolate bAytFul2 chromosome 5, bAytFul2.pri, whole genome shotgun sequence includes these proteins:
- the RNF141 gene encoding RING finger protein 141 produces MRTSCYGFEVKNFTMGQISSQTQTVMNKLPEKVAKHASLVQESGFLTYEEFLGRVAELNDVIAKLASGQDKHLLFEVQPGSDSSAFWKVVVRIICTKVNKASGIVEASRILNLYQFVQLYKDITSQAAGVLAQGSTSEETAESLMSVSSCQASLWMGRVKQLTDEDECCICMDGRADLILPCAHSFCQKCIDKWSDRHRSCPVCRRQVTGASDSWVVSDAPTEDDVATYILNMVDEAGQPHRP; encoded by the exons ATGAGAACTTCTTGCTATGGATTTGAGGTGAAGAACTTCACTATGGGTCAAATTTCAAGCCAGACACAAACTGTAATGAACAAGTTGCCAGAAAAAGTAGCAAAGCATGCCTCTTTGGTTCAAGAAAGTGGTTTCCTAACGTATGAAGAATTTCTGGGAAGAGTAGCTGAACTTAATGATGT tattgCAAAATTGGCTTCTGGGCAAGACAAACATCTGTTATTTGAAGTGCAGCCTGGTTCTGATTCTTCAGCATTCTGGAAGGTGGTTGTTCGGATAATCTGTACTAAA GTAAATAAAGCAAGTGGGATCGTGGAAGCTTCAAGAATCTTGAACTTGTATCAGTTTGTTCAGCTTTACAAAGATATTACCAGTCAAGCAGCAGGAGTTCTTGCACAGGGCAGTACTTCTGAAGAAACTGCAGAGAGTTTGATGTCTGTATCATCGTGCCAGGCCAGCTTATGGATGGGAAG ggtTAAACAACTGACAGATGAAGACGAATGTTGCATCTGCATGGATGGACGTGCTGATTTGATCTTGCCGTGTGCTCACAGTTTCTGCCAGAAGTGCATTGACAAATG GAGTGATCGTCACAGGAGCTGTCCTGTCTGTCGTCGCCAAGTGACTGGGGCAAGCGATTCTTGGGTGGTTTCAGATGCACCTACAGAAGATGATGTTGCTACTTACATCCTTAACATGGTAGATGAGGCAGGCCAGCCTCACAGACCCTGA